The region GATCGCGGACCACGCGGGCAAAGCGCTGATGCGCCATCGGTCCCATCGTCGTCTCGGGATCGGTCGGGTCGCCCAGCTTCAGGCTGCGGGTCCAGTCGGCGGCCTTGGCGACGAATTCGTCATAGAGGCTTTCGTGGACATAGATCCGCTCGATCCCGCAGCAGCATTGCCCGGAATTGAACATCGCCCCGTCCATCAGCCCGTTCACCGCCGCATCCAGATCCGCATCGGCGGCGACATAGCCGGGGTCCTTGCCGCCCAGCTCCAGCCCGGTGCCAGTAAAACCTCCCGCCGCTGCGCGCTCGATCGCCTGCCCACCCGCCACCGAACCGGTGAAGTTCACGAAGCCGAACAGGCGTTCGGAGATCAGCGCCTCGGTGGTGGCATGGTCGAGGACGAGGTTCTGGAACACATCGGCCGGCACGCCGCCGGCCTGCATCGCCTCGGCCAGCCGCTCGCCCGCCAGCAGGGTCTGGCTGGCATGTTTCAGCACCACGGCATTGCCGGCGATCAGCGCGGGCACGATGCCGTTGATCGCGGTCAGGAAGGGATAGTTCCAGGGCGCGATGATGAAGACGACGCCAACAGGGGCACGGTGCAGCTCGCGGCGGAAGCGGTCGCTGTCCTCGACCACCTCGGGCGCGAGAACGTCGGGCGCGATCCGGGCCATGTAGTCGGCGCGCTCGCGCACGCCGCCCATCTCGCCGCCATAGCGGACCGGGCGGCCCATCATCCGCGCCAGTTCCGGCACGATCTTGTCATTCATGGCGATCAGCGCCGCGACCCCGGCCATCACCTTCTCGATGCGGTCAGTCAGCGGCAGGGCGGCCCATGCCGGTTGCGCGGCCTTGGCGCGGGCGATGGCGGCGCGCGCGGCATCGGGGGTCAGCACCGCGCGCTCGGCATAGACTGTGCCATCGACGGGAGAGATCAGCTTGATCGTGTCAACCATGTGTCAGCGTCCATTTCTGCGCCTTACGCGCGTTCGAATCCGCGGGCGACTTCCCAGTCACTGACCACGCGGTTCTGCTCCTCTATCTCCCACAACGCGGCGCGGTGGTAGTGGCGGACCACATCCTCGCCAAAGGCGTCGCGCAGCATGTCGGATGCCAACGCCGCCTCGGCCGCGTCGCCAAGGGTGCGGGGGATCTGCGGGGCATTGGCGGATTGGTAGATGTCGCCGGTCAGCGGCGGGCCAAGGTCCATCTGCTTTTCCACCCCGTCGAGGCCGGCCGCCAGCAGGGCGGCACAGGCCAGGTAGGGGTTCAGGTCGGCCCCGCCGATGCGGCATTCGATGCGGACGGCATTGGTCCCCTCGCCGCAAAGGCGGAAGCCGGCGGTGCGGTTGTCCACGCTCCAGACCGTGCGGGTGGGGGCAAAGGTGCCGGTGACGAAGCGCTTGTAGCTGTTGATGTTCGGGGCGAGGAACAGGGTGATTGCGCCGGCATGGGCCAGTTGTCCGGCGACATAGGATTTCATCAGCGCCGACATGCCGAGCGGGTCTTTCTTGTCGGCGAAGGCGTTCTTGCCGCCCTTGAACAGCGACTGGTGGACATGGGACGAACTGCCGACCTTGTCGTGGTTGTATTTCGCCATGAAGGTGGCGGCGTGGCCGGCCTGACGCGCGATCTCCTTGGTCGCCATCTTGATCAGCACATGCATGTCCGCCGTATCCAGCGCATCGGAATAGCGGGCGTTGATCTCGTGCTGTCCGCGCTCGGCCTCGCCTTTCGAGCATTCGACCGGCACGCCGGCACCGTAAAGCCCGTTGCGCAGGGCGCGCAGCACGGTCTCGGCCTCGGATGTCTCGGTGATCGCATAGTCCACGTTGTAGCGCGGCGAGGGCGTCAGCGGGCGATAGCCCGTGTCGAACAGTTGCTTGTAACTCTCTTCGAAGAGAAAGAACTCAAGCTCGGTCGCCATCTGTGGTTCAAACCCCATCTCGCGGGCGCGGGCGACCTGGCGGGCGAGGATGCTGCGCGGGGCATGGGGAACGGGCTGATGCGTGTGATGGTCCAGCAGATCGACCATGCAAAGCGCCGTGCCGGGTGCCCAGGGCAGGCGGCGCAGGGTGGCGAGATCGGGGCGCATGGTGTAATCGCCATAGCCCTTGTCCCAGCTGGCCGAGGCATAGCCGGGAACGGTGGACATTTCGTAATCGGTGGCCAGCAGATAGTTGCAGCTGTGGGTTTCCTCGTGGCTGTCGAGGAAATGCTGGGCGTGGAAGCGCTTGCCCATCAGCCGGCCCTGCATGTCGACCAGCGCCACGGCCACGGTGTCGATCTCGCCGCTTTTCACGGCCGTCTTGAGACTGCTGAGCGTCAGGTTGGCGGGCATCACGTCCTCCGGTCGGATGAACCGGGCGCAGGGTGCTGCGCCCGGCAGGATCAGGATAGCGTCAGGCAGAGAGGATCAGCGATAGGGATAGCCGGCCTTTTCCATATTGGCGGCATAGGTCTTGAAGGCCTGAACCACCTTTCCGGCGCGCTCGCTGCTGCTGGCGACCTCGTCCCAGAAGCCCTCGGCATCCTTGTTCACCTGCGCCCATTCCTCGTCGGGCAGGCTGGTCAGCTCCATCTTCTCGCCCTCGACGCGCAGCTTGGCCTCGCCGCCCCAATACCAGACATTGCGATAGTAATGGGACTGGTCGATGGTGATGCGGAACAGCTCCTGTAGATGCGGCGGCACCTTTTCCCAGCTGGCAGTATTGGCGAAATAGCTGCCGAACCACGCGCCGGTCACCGAGTTGGTCAGCGCGTATTTGCAGACATCGGCCCAACCCACCTCGTAGGCCTCGGTAAAGCCGCACCAGGCGACGCCGTCGAGTTCCCCGGTCTGCATGGCGACTTCGACGTTGTCCCAGGGGATCGTCACCGGGATCAGGCCATAGCGCGACAGGAACTTGCCAGCGGTCGGCACGCCGAAGACGCGCAGGCCCTTCATGTCGGCAAGGCTGCGGATCGGCTTGTCGACGGTGAAGATGTGCAGCGGGTCCCACGCGCCCGAGGACAGCCAGGTGACATTGTCGACCTCGCCGTAAGCCTCGGCCCAGATCTCGTTCAGGCCGTAATATTGGAACAGCGCCGCCACATCGAGGCTGTAGCGGGTGGCAAAGGGGAAATAGCCGCCGAAGACCGAGATATCGACCGGCGAGGCCATGGTCGCCTCGTCCGACTGCACCGCGTCCAGCGTGCCGTTCTGCAGTGCGCGGAACAGGTCGGCGGTGGGAACGAGCTGGTCGGCATAGTAGAGCTCGATCTCCATCTCGCCATTGGCGGCGGCGTTGAAGGCCTCGATCTGCGGCTTGATGACATGGGCGCCAAGCGGGGCGCCAGAATAGGTCTGCAGCCGCCACTTGATCGGCGCGCCCTGCGCCAGCACGGCGGGGGCGGCCAGCGTCGAGGCGGCGGCGCCAAGGCCAGCGCGTTTCAGGAAGGTCCGGCGGCTGGACAGGATCCGCTCGGACGGGGTCATCGGGGTCTCGGTCATGTTATCCTCCGTTGTTGGGTTTATGGGGCCCTCTTCGCGGGGTCTTGGATCTTGGGGGACTATCCCCGGACGTTCATCTGCTCGGGCAGCCACAGCGCGATGCCGGGCCAGATCATCACCAGGATGATGGTCAGCATCATCATCAGCGCGAAGGGCCAGATCGAGCGATAGATATCGACCAGCGTGATTTCCTTGGGCGCGAGCGAGCGCATCAGGAACAGGTTATAGCCGAAGGGCGGCGTGATATAGGCGATCTGGCAGGTGATGGTGTAGAGGACGCCGAACCAGATCAGCTGGTTGTCGATCCCCAAATCCAGCGATCCGACCAGCGGCACGTAAAGCGGCGCGACGATGACCAGCATGGCGGTGTCATCCAGAAAGATGCCCATCAGGATGAAGCTCAGCTGCATCATGATGATGATCTGCCAGGGACCCAGATCCCAGGTGTTCAGGAACAGGTTCTCGATCGCCCTGACAGCGCCAAGCCCGTCGAAGACCGCGCCAAAGGCCAGCGCCGCGAGGATCAGCCACAGGAACATGCAGCTGACCGACAGCGTCTTGATCGATGTCGACTTGATCAGCGCCCATGTCACCCGGCCCTTGACCAGTGCCGCCAGCGTCGCCGCTGTCGCCCCCACGGCCGAGCTTTCCACCAGCGAGGTATAGCCCATGACGAACAGCCCGGTCATGGTGAAGAAGATCAGGAAGGGGATAATGCCCGCTCGCGCCAGCGCCAGCTTTTCCGACATCGGCATGTTCAACTCGGCCTCGTCCACGGTCGGCGCGAGCTTCGGGTTCAGCTTGGCGCGGATGAGGATGTAGACGACGAACATGGTTGCCATCAGCAGGCCCGGGACCAGCCCGGCGAACCACAGTTTCGACACCGGCTGACGCGCGATCATGCCGTAAAGCACCATCACCACCGAGGGCGGGATCAGGATGCCAAGCGACGAGC is a window of Paracoccus zhejiangensis DNA encoding:
- a CDS encoding type 2 periplasmic-binding domain-containing protein, with product MSSRRTFLKRAGLGAAASTLAAPAVLAQGAPIKWRLQTYSGAPLGAHVIKPQIEAFNAAANGEMEIELYYADQLVPTADLFRALQNGTLDAVQSDEATMASPVDISVFGGYFPFATRYSLDVAALFQYYGLNEIWAEAYGEVDNVTWLSSGAWDPLHIFTVDKPIRSLADMKGLRVFGVPTAGKFLSRYGLIPVTIPWDNVEVAMQTGELDGVAWCGFTEAYEVGWADVCKYALTNSVTGAWFGSYFANTASWEKVPPHLQELFRITIDQSHYYRNVWYWGGEAKLRVEGEKMELTSLPDEEWAQVNKDAEGFWDEVASSSERAGKVVQAFKTYAANMEKAGYPYR
- a CDS encoding glutamine synthetase family protein codes for the protein MPANLTLSSLKTAVKSGEIDTVAVALVDMQGRLMGKRFHAQHFLDSHEETHSCNYLLATDYEMSTVPGYASASWDKGYGDYTMRPDLATLRRLPWAPGTALCMVDLLDHHTHQPVPHAPRSILARQVARAREMGFEPQMATELEFFLFEESYKQLFDTGYRPLTPSPRYNVDYAITETSEAETVLRALRNGLYGAGVPVECSKGEAERGQHEINARYSDALDTADMHVLIKMATKEIARQAGHAATFMAKYNHDKVGSSSHVHQSLFKGGKNAFADKKDPLGMSALMKSYVAGQLAHAGAITLFLAPNINSYKRFVTGTFAPTRTVWSVDNRTAGFRLCGEGTNAVRIECRIGGADLNPYLACAALLAAGLDGVEKQMDLGPPLTGDIYQSANAPQIPRTLGDAAEAALASDMLRDAFGEDVVRHYHRAALWEIEEQNRVVSDWEVARGFERA
- a CDS encoding aldehyde dehydrogenase family protein, with amino-acid sequence MVDTIKLISPVDGTVYAERAVLTPDAARAAIARAKAAQPAWAALPLTDRIEKVMAGVAALIAMNDKIVPELARMMGRPVRYGGEMGGVRERADYMARIAPDVLAPEVVEDSDRFRRELHRAPVGVVFIIAPWNYPFLTAINGIVPALIAGNAVVLKHASQTLLAGERLAEAMQAGGVPADVFQNLVLDHATTEALISERLFGFVNFTGSVAGGQAIERAAAGGFTGTGLELGGKDPGYVAADADLDAAVNGLMDGAMFNSGQCCCGIERIYVHESLYDEFVAKAADWTRSLKLGDPTDPETTMGPMAHQRFARVVRDQVDEAVAQGARPLIAPGDVPGDDGGAYLAPQVLVDVTHDMRVMREESFGPVVGIMKVSGDDEAIALMNDSDYGLTASIWTADPDRAAEIGDRLETGTVFMNRCDYLDPALCWTGVKDTGRGASLSALGFHAVTRPKSFHLKKVTS
- a CDS encoding TRAP transporter large permease, whose protein sequence is MSYEAIALLMFASMVLLLVSGQRVFAAIGFVAAGAALLLYGQGAIELPFNQVFKLFNWYAMLTLPMFIYMGYILSESGIAEDLYKMLHVWFGRLPGGLAVGTILLMVIISAMNGLSVAGMAIGATIALPEMLRRGYDKVLISGVVQGGSSLGILIPPSVVMVLYGMIARQPVSKLWFAGLVPGLLMATMFVVYILIRAKLNPKLAPTVDEAELNMPMSEKLALARAGIIPFLIFFTMTGLFVMGYTSLVESSAVGATAATLAALVKGRVTWALIKSTSIKTLSVSCMFLWLILAALAFGAVFDGLGAVRAIENLFLNTWDLGPWQIIIMMQLSFILMGIFLDDTAMLVIVAPLYVPLVGSLDLGIDNQLIWFGVLYTITCQIAYITPPFGYNLFLMRSLAPKEITLVDIYRSIWPFALMMMLTIILVMIWPGIALWLPEQMNVRG